A segment of the Triticum urartu cultivar G1812 chromosome 1, Tu2.1, whole genome shotgun sequence genome:
GCAACAGAGGAAAGACGAATTCATGGGTCGCCGACAAAGAGAGGTGGCTCATGGTCTTCCTCAGCTTGGTTATCACAACAATGATGTGGTTTATGGTCTTGTGTGGCTTATGGTCCTGCTCAGTTTGGGTATCACAACAAGCGCACTCCGATGTGGCTTAGATCGGGTCCCTCATTCGCTGTAGTCTAACCACAATGGTTAAGCAACGAAATCTTTTATTCTTGCATTTTCTATTAAGTCTATATAAAAATATATAGACATCTATAACCTCAAATTTACTATgagaatatattttcatattatatatATTTTATATTGTAGATCTCAATAGATTTTTGTTTAGACTTGGTCATTTTTCTTAAGAAAATCGAAGAAGTACAAATATTTTGCAACAAGTAAAACTTGTAACAAGCCAAAAGACTTCAAGTACGTTTAGGAACGAAGAAAATAACTCACAGAAACTATTTATTCGTTCTTACACACTGATGCGAGTGGGTAGGTAATACACACGACGCGCCCACATATGACTCGTCACGGCTCAGCGGCACTTTTTTATGGCTAACTCAGTAGCTAGCTCTACTACTAGTGCATCAGTTCACGACTAGTGGCGCGTCGACGCGTCGGCCATCGATCAGGCGGTCGTCGAGCCGCACGAAGCGCAGTTGCAGGCCGCGCCGCAGGAGCAGTTGGCCCTCCTGTTCGCCCGCCCGGACGGCGTCCCCTCGCGCCCGCACGCGCACGGGTTGCACCCACAGTGCTCGCCGCACCCGCACGTCGTGTGCTCCCCCGCCGCCGCGTCGCTCCTCGCCGAGGTGCACCTGCAGCTCGTGCCGCCGGGGCACGGCACGGCGCACCCGCACTTGTCGTTGCAGCCCATCTGGATCTCCGGCGTGCCTTGCTCGCAGTAGCTCTTGTCAGTTCACCACTATGGCCACACTGTATGCCAGAGCACGGAGCTGTAGGGGGTGCGCTGCGCGACTATATGAAGAGTGGGCTTAAGCGGTGGCATGTCTTTCGGACGTCGGAGCTGCCGGCATGTGGCAGTGGACAAGGACACGTGGGGTACACGGCAGGAACTAGGGATGATGTGGTGGCAGTGGCACCTACGTACGTTCGCCACGGCCGGAGACGTGTACAATACCTACGAAAACGGCCAAGCCACGGCATATATATCCGGTAGATGGATGGAGCAGTGGTTATTGTTGagatatgtactccctccgttcctaaatatccCAAATACTTGTCTTtttaggcatttcaacaaatgactacatacagagcaaaatgagtgaatctacactctaaaatatgtctacatgcATTCGCATGtaatagtcatttgaaatgtctaaaaagacaaatatttaggaacgaagggagtatattGCATGTATATTTTTTTGTACCACAAGCCGTCTTCCTCCTTTGTATAATTGAGGACGTGGTTACCCTTATACCTATATATATACGTGCATATGCACCCGATCAATATATCGTGAGTTGCACCAATTCTCTAATCCTCTACATGATATGAGCCTAACTAGGACCTTCCACGTGTCGCAACCCTAGCTGCTCCCGCGCGAtccctcctcccgccgccgcgtCCTGCCTTTGCACGCCTCCACCTAGATCGCCACGCCACCTTGCGATCCTTCCCACCGCTGCCTCGCTCCCACTTCCTAGTTGTGCGTCGCTAGCCTTTCTGCCACGCCTCGCTACCCTCCCCAGCCGCGCGTTGCCTCCATCCTGTCGCACGCCGCCTAACCCTAGCTGCACCGCTACTTCTTCAAAACCCTAACCTCCCGAAGCCCTCCCTCCATCGCCGCCATGTCGCACTCCAGCCGCTCTGACCTTAGCAACCCCTTCGCCTCCTCCTCCGAGGTCGGTTCTCTCCCTGACCCGGCCTACATCCGCGATGTCCCAATCTTCGATCGCGTTCCGATCAAGCTATCCCACACGGAGGCCAACTTCTATGCATGGAAAACCTATTTTAACCTCCTCTTCCGTGAGTACAACCTCCGTGACCACATCGACGGCACCACCGACTTCCTCGCCATGCGTCACGATGAGGATTGGATGGCGGTTGACGCCACCATCATCCGGTGGCTCTTCCTCACCGTGTCCAAGAATATCTTTCAGACCATTGTTCGCGACGGTGATGATGCCTACATGGTGTGGACGAAGATCATCGGCCTCTTCACCGACAACAAGCTCCAACGGATCGTCTTCTTGCAGCAGGAGTTTTTTGGTTGCCACCAAAACGACTCCTCCATCGACGCCTACTGCATGCGCCTCAAGACTCTCTCCGACGAGCTCAACGACGTCGGCTTCCAGGTTGGGGACGAGCTCCTCCTCTCCACCCTCACCGCCGGCCTCAAACGAAGATCTCGGTAATGCCGCGTCCAATCTTACCCTTATCGCTAACCCTACTTATGAACGGGCGGTGCCCTATCTACGTCTTGAGGAGCGTCACCTGAAGAACCTGCGGGCTCGTGCGGTTCATACCACCTTCGCCGCCGACTATTCCCACGGCGGGTCTACATCAGCACTTCCCGCTGGGGGCCACGGCGCCCCGCTGCCTCCGCAGCCTCGCCCACCGGTGCCTCCAGCAGCCGCTGGTGCGGGTGGCTACGGCGCCCTTCCGCCTCGGCCTCCGGCGCCGGTGCCTCCGCCCCAACAGCAGCAGCAGAACCAGGATGACCGGCGCGGCCGTGGTGGTCGCCGTGGCCATGGCAACCGCTCCAACAACGGCGGTGGACAGCAGCGTGGTGGTGGCCAGCAACATCAACTTCCCTCGCCACCATGGGGCACCGGCCACAATCCCTGGACCGGGGTTGTACACTCCTGTACAATGCCGGTTCCCCGCGCTCCACTTCCAGGACTTCTCGGGCCTCGATCAGCGGCACACCAGGCCTTCTACGCGGCCCCCAGCTCGGGGCTCCGACACCACCGCCTCCCCCTACCCTGCACTGTTTGGCTATGGCGCGCC
Coding sequences within it:
- the LOC125533753 gene encoding EC protein III; the encoded protein is MGCNDKCGCAVPCPGGTSCRCTSARSDAAAGEHTTCGCGEHCGCNPCACGREGTPSGRANRRANCSCGAACNCASCGSTTA